The following coding sequences lie in one Myxococcus xanthus genomic window:
- a CDS encoding KamA family radical SAM protein, whose translation MDTSVLPAGLPPEPATARASLSAEGRKRLFPNATDAEWADWRWQQRHAVRGMEQLERYVPLTSNERAGVQETSALFRIGISPYYLSLIDPEHPFCPVRMQSIPVRAEARIRPGELADPLGEDKTRPEECIVHKYPDRVLFLALDTCSVYCRHCTRRRITQGGVAELSKEQLRRGVDYVRRHPEVRDVLISGGDPFMLSDSRLEELLAPLSEIPHVEMIRIGTRVPVCLPMRVTDSLAKTLRRYAPVFVVTHFNHPKEVTPEAREACERLVDHGVPVENQAVLMRQINSDARIIKELSHLLLRSRVRPYYLHQMDVAEGCEHLRTPIAKGLEIIQQLRGYTTGLAVPHLAVDLPGGGGKVTLQPDYAVEYGAQETVFRNYKGERFTYPEPEETDCTCPYDGVWQEQAPRYGYRKG comes from the coding sequence ATGGATACCTCAGTGCTTCCGGCGGGTCTCCCGCCGGAGCCGGCGACCGCTCGCGCGTCGCTCAGCGCCGAAGGGCGCAAACGGCTGTTTCCCAACGCCACGGACGCGGAGTGGGCGGACTGGCGTTGGCAGCAGCGGCATGCGGTGCGAGGCATGGAGCAGTTGGAGCGGTACGTGCCGCTGACCTCCAACGAGCGCGCGGGCGTGCAGGAAACGTCCGCGCTGTTCCGCATCGGCATCAGTCCGTACTACCTGTCCCTCATCGACCCGGAGCATCCGTTCTGCCCGGTGCGCATGCAGTCCATCCCGGTGCGGGCCGAGGCGCGCATCCGTCCGGGCGAACTCGCGGATCCGCTGGGTGAGGACAAGACGCGCCCGGAGGAGTGCATCGTCCACAAGTATCCGGACCGGGTGCTCTTCCTCGCGCTGGATACGTGCTCCGTCTATTGCCGTCACTGCACGCGCCGGCGCATCACGCAGGGCGGGGTGGCGGAGCTCTCCAAGGAACAGCTCCGCCGGGGCGTGGACTATGTCCGGCGCCATCCCGAGGTGCGCGACGTCCTCATCTCCGGCGGGGACCCGTTCATGCTCAGTGACTCCCGGCTGGAGGAGTTGCTCGCGCCGCTCAGCGAGATTCCCCACGTCGAGATGATTCGCATCGGCACGCGTGTCCCCGTGTGTCTACCCATGCGCGTCACCGACTCCCTGGCGAAAACGCTCCGGCGCTACGCGCCCGTCTTCGTCGTCACGCACTTCAATCATCCGAAGGAAGTGACGCCCGAGGCGCGCGAGGCCTGCGAGCGGCTGGTGGACCACGGCGTGCCGGTGGAGAACCAGGCCGTGCTGATGCGGCAGATCAACTCCGACGCGCGCATCATCAAGGAGCTGTCGCACCTGCTCCTGCGCAGCCGCGTGCGGCCGTACTACCTGCACCAGATGGACGTGGCCGAGGGCTGCGAGCACCTGCGCACGCCCATCGCCAAGGGGCTGGAAATCATCCAGCAGCTTCGGGGCTACACCACCGGCCTCGCCGTGCCGCACCTCGCGGTGGACCTGCCGGGTGGCGGTGGGAAGGTGACGCTCCAGCCCGACTACGCCGTCGAGTACGGCGCGCAGGAGACGGTGTTCCGCAACTACAAGGGCGAGCGCTTCACGTACCCGGAGCCCGAGGAGACGGACTGTACCTGCCCGTATGACGGCGTGTGGCAGGAGCAGGCCCCGCGGTACGGCTACCGCAAGGGCTGA
- a CDS encoding KamA family radical SAM protein: MQTTPIRAKPEAGPAEQPFTYPHRREFIEPDWRRIPGFKDVSAADWENSVWQRKHTIKNLKELKATLGALLPDDLAESMERDQRERATMSLLVPPQMLNTMNLDDLWRDPVRRYMLPAYADRLTEWTNHPKASRDSLHEQDMWVVEGLTHRYPTKVLAEMLPTCPQYCGHCTRMDLVGNDVPQVSKHKFGIGPKDRYAQMLDYLRRTPTVRDVVVSGGDIANLPIQQLEPFVSSLMDIPNIRDIRLASKGLMAIPQHFLQDSVLQGLDRLAKKAVERGVDLALHTHVNHAQQLTPLVGKAVRKLLEMGFRDVRNQGVLLRGVNDSPHALLDLCFTLLDHAKILPYYFYMCDMIPNSEHWRLSVAQAQQLQHDIMGYMPGFATPRIVCDVPFVGKRWVHQVAEYDRERGISYWTKNYRTGIEMNDADALSRKYEYFDPIDQLSEAGQAWWREQQKAA, from the coding sequence ATGCAAACGACGCCCATCCGGGCCAAGCCTGAGGCTGGCCCCGCTGAACAGCCTTTTACGTATCCTCACCGCCGGGAGTTCATCGAGCCCGATTGGCGCCGGATTCCTGGCTTCAAGGACGTGTCCGCCGCCGACTGGGAGAACTCCGTCTGGCAGCGCAAGCACACCATCAAGAATCTCAAGGAACTCAAAGCAACGCTGGGGGCTCTGCTTCCGGATGACCTGGCTGAGAGCATGGAGCGCGACCAGCGCGAGCGGGCGACCATGTCGCTGCTCGTGCCTCCGCAGATGCTCAACACCATGAACCTTGACGACCTGTGGCGTGACCCGGTGCGTCGTTACATGCTGCCGGCCTACGCGGACCGCCTCACGGAGTGGACCAACCATCCCAAGGCCAGCCGTGACAGCCTTCACGAGCAGGACATGTGGGTGGTGGAGGGCTTGACGCACCGGTATCCCACCAAGGTGCTGGCGGAGATGCTGCCGACCTGCCCGCAGTACTGTGGTCACTGCACGCGCATGGACCTGGTGGGCAATGACGTGCCGCAGGTCAGCAAACACAAGTTTGGCATCGGGCCGAAGGACCGCTACGCGCAGATGCTCGACTATCTGCGTCGCACGCCGACGGTGCGCGACGTGGTGGTGTCGGGTGGCGACATCGCGAACCTGCCCATTCAGCAGCTCGAGCCGTTCGTCAGCTCGCTGATGGACATCCCGAACATCCGGGACATCCGCCTGGCCAGCAAGGGGCTGATGGCCATCCCGCAGCACTTCCTCCAGGACTCCGTCCTCCAGGGGCTGGACCGGCTGGCGAAGAAGGCCGTCGAGCGCGGCGTGGACCTGGCGCTGCACACGCACGTCAATCACGCGCAGCAGCTCACCCCGCTGGTGGGCAAGGCCGTGCGCAAGCTGCTGGAGATGGGCTTCCGTGACGTGCGCAACCAGGGCGTGCTGCTGCGCGGTGTGAATGACAGCCCGCATGCGCTGCTGGACCTCTGCTTCACGCTGCTCGACCACGCGAAGATCCTGCCGTACTACTTCTACATGTGCGACATGATCCCCAACAGCGAGCATTGGCGGCTGTCGGTGGCTCAGGCGCAGCAGCTGCAGCACGACATCATGGGCTACATGCCGGGCTTCGCCACGCCGCGCATCGTCTGTGACGTGCCCTTCGTCGGGAAGCGCTGGGTGCACCAGGTGGCGGAGTATGACCGCGAGCGCGGCATCTCGTACTGGACCAAGAACTACCGGACCGGCATCGAAATGAACGATGCGGACGCGCTCAGCCGGAAGTACGAATACTTCGACCCCATCGACCAGCTGTCCGAGGCGGGTCAGGCCTGGTGGCGGGAGCAGCAGAAGGCGGCGTAA
- a CDS encoding serine/threonine protein kinase: MKKPTLFGKYLLLERINVGGMAEVFIAKAFGVEGFERILAIKKILPTMAEDEEFITMFIDEARISVQLNHANVVHINELGKYDDTYFIAMEYVAGRDVRTMLERYRRRKEIMPTAQAVFIASKICDGLDYAHRKKDARGQDLHIIHRDVSPQNILISYEGEVKVIDFGIAKAANRSQKTQAGILKGKFGYMSPEQVRGMPIDRRSDIFAVGVLLYEMLTGEKLFVGESDFSTLEKVRNAEVPLPSEFNPSIPQGLEKVVLKALTREPEDRYQWASDMAEDLMRFLLAGDAIYSSKHLSSYMKEAFAEDMLREAEKMERYAGIERPDQIEASGITVAPGFNRQAARRAPPPAVVVTGTPAGRASTAPAQPVQDYIPPPTAEELEEMGVGAGDKTQIVDSSHTFMSPETRVADSSVVVDDSITGRTENPIQDHGTSGSYNSLRAPAPDTSSRKGKSGPKAQVVISNEEGEAYSGATMIGPAPSAPPTRSRGSSPSLDEETGSRPVPVSGRGRGGKRAPEPEEDPSDYEQPPEEDSGADYDAQDDYGDEGHPHDDLNEPEEEVTGSVPLPPEEAPPPTKAAAPTKAKAKTKAPAKGKPALNLKTLPKPVLFAAAAAIVLLLVVGVVMATRPSTGEVTFMVSPSNPSARIQLNGQEVQLNTLLALPAGQYRVTASAPGQQSSAKTVDVVAGSRIVVSLPLEAEPQAAPPPENKPPAAPPTNTGVVIAAGTTEPAAPAEAPGGDKAPENAPVDNGQTPPPATDPAPAPVQVAAVFKGDDGAEIAVNGERLGRIPDARMANLEVGKTYSFTAKLAGYKPYSGEFKADGSSQQVTVAFEMTKEPQPEPTVANVRPPPQAAPKPPPAPKPPRAPKVMGKFACSTKPAGADIYVDGKKTNRQTPVTLGSPLMLPVGKRKISFKLNGKTTKPVVVDITEDSVAKLVNVPIE, from the coding sequence ATGAAGAAGCCGACCCTCTTTGGGAAGTACCTGCTCCTCGAGCGCATCAACGTCGGCGGCATGGCGGAGGTGTTCATCGCGAAGGCCTTCGGCGTCGAGGGCTTCGAGCGCATCCTGGCGATCAAGAAGATCCTCCCCACGATGGCGGAGGACGAAGAGTTCATCACGATGTTCATCGACGAGGCGCGGATCAGCGTTCAGCTGAACCACGCCAACGTCGTGCACATCAACGAACTCGGGAAGTACGACGACACCTACTTCATCGCCATGGAGTACGTCGCCGGACGCGACGTCCGGACCATGTTGGAGCGCTACCGGCGTCGTAAGGAGATCATGCCCACCGCCCAAGCGGTGTTCATCGCCTCCAAGATCTGCGACGGCCTGGACTACGCGCACCGGAAAAAGGACGCCCGCGGGCAGGACCTCCACATCATCCACCGCGACGTGTCGCCCCAGAACATCCTCATTTCCTATGAGGGTGAGGTCAAGGTCATCGACTTCGGTATCGCCAAGGCGGCGAACCGTTCCCAGAAGACGCAGGCGGGCATCCTCAAGGGCAAGTTCGGGTACATGAGCCCGGAGCAGGTCCGGGGTATGCCCATCGACCGGCGCAGCGACATCTTCGCCGTGGGCGTGCTGCTGTACGAGATGCTCACGGGCGAGAAGCTCTTCGTCGGCGAGTCGGACTTCTCCACCCTGGAGAAGGTGCGCAACGCGGAGGTTCCGCTTCCCAGCGAGTTCAACCCGAGCATCCCGCAGGGCCTGGAGAAGGTGGTCCTCAAGGCACTCACGCGCGAACCCGAGGACCGCTACCAGTGGGCGTCGGACATGGCCGAGGACCTGATGCGGTTCCTCCTGGCCGGTGACGCCATCTACTCGTCCAAGCACCTCTCCAGTTACATGAAGGAGGCCTTCGCCGAGGACATGCTCCGCGAGGCGGAGAAGATGGAGCGCTATGCCGGTATCGAGCGCCCCGACCAGATCGAGGCCTCGGGCATCACGGTAGCCCCTGGGTTCAACCGGCAGGCGGCGCGGCGTGCGCCCCCTCCAGCCGTGGTGGTGACGGGAACGCCCGCCGGCCGTGCGTCCACCGCGCCGGCGCAGCCTGTCCAGGACTACATCCCGCCTCCCACCGCCGAGGAACTCGAGGAGATGGGCGTCGGCGCGGGCGACAAGACGCAGATTGTCGACTCCTCGCATACGTTCATGTCTCCCGAAACCCGCGTTGCCGACAGCAGCGTCGTGGTGGACGACAGCATCACGGGCCGGACGGAGAACCCCATCCAGGACCATGGGACGTCCGGTTCCTACAACTCCTTGCGCGCCCCCGCGCCCGATACGTCCTCGCGCAAGGGCAAGAGTGGCCCCAAGGCGCAGGTCGTCATCAGCAACGAGGAAGGCGAGGCCTACTCCGGCGCCACGATGATTGGCCCCGCGCCGTCCGCGCCGCCGACGCGCTCGCGCGGCTCGTCTCCCTCGCTGGACGAAGAGACGGGCAGCAGGCCAGTACCCGTGTCGGGCCGCGGCCGGGGCGGAAAGCGCGCTCCCGAGCCCGAGGAGGATCCGTCTGACTACGAGCAGCCGCCCGAGGAAGACAGCGGCGCCGACTACGACGCCCAGGACGACTACGGTGACGAGGGTCACCCGCACGACGACCTGAACGAGCCCGAGGAAGAGGTGACGGGCTCGGTTCCCCTCCCCCCGGAGGAGGCGCCTCCGCCCACGAAGGCCGCTGCGCCCACAAAGGCGAAGGCGAAGACGAAGGCCCCCGCCAAGGGGAAGCCCGCGCTCAACCTCAAGACGCTGCCGAAGCCGGTGCTGTTCGCCGCCGCGGCGGCCATCGTGCTGTTGCTCGTCGTCGGCGTGGTGATGGCCACCAGGCCGTCCACGGGCGAGGTCACCTTCATGGTGTCCCCGTCCAACCCTTCCGCGCGCATCCAGCTGAATGGCCAGGAGGTCCAGCTCAACACGCTGCTGGCACTCCCGGCAGGACAGTATCGGGTCACCGCGAGCGCTCCTGGACAGCAGAGCTCGGCCAAGACGGTGGATGTCGTCGCCGGAAGCAGAATCGTCGTTTCGCTTCCGCTGGAAGCTGAGCCGCAGGCGGCCCCGCCGCCCGAGAACAAGCCCCCTGCGGCACCGCCGACGAACACGGGCGTCGTCATTGCCGCGGGGACCACCGAGCCCGCCGCTCCCGCGGAGGCTCCAGGCGGCGACAAGGCACCTGAGAACGCGCCTGTCGACAATGGGCAGACGCCGCCTCCCGCCACGGATCCGGCTCCCGCGCCCGTTCAGGTCGCAGCGGTCTTCAAGGGTGATGACGGCGCGGAGATCGCCGTGAATGGCGAGCGCCTGGGGCGGATTCCAGACGCGCGCATGGCGAACCTGGAGGTGGGGAAGACCTACTCGTTCACCGCGAAGCTCGCGGGCTACAAGCCGTACTCCGGTGAGTTCAAGGCCGACGGCAGCAGCCAGCAGGTCACGGTCGCGTTCGAGATGACGAAGGAGCCGCAGCCCGAGCCCACCGTGGCCAACGTGCGGCCGCCTCCCCAGGCGGCTCCCAAGCCTCCGCCTGCCCCCAAGCCGCCGAGGGCCCCCAAGGTGATGGGCAAGTTCGCCTGCAGCACAAAGCCGGCGGGCGCGGACATCTACGTCGATGGGAAGAAGACGAATCGCCAGACACCGGTGACACTGGGCAGTCCTTTGATGCTACCGGTGGGCAAGCGGAAGATTTCGTTCAAGCTCAACGGTAAGACGACCAAGCCCGTGGTGGTCGACATCACGGAAGACAGTGTAGCCAAGCTGGTCAATGTTCCCATCGAGTGA
- a CDS encoding DedA family protein, with protein sequence MGRFLSVLRGAVFIMAAVQGMRLRHFLLWDGLALFLSAPVVVGLGYAFSHSVDAVAKGAARAEHLLVLAATAALLAVGGVRRLRTRRLAQRLR encoded by the coding sequence GTGGGACGCTTTCTCTCGGTGCTGCGCGGAGCGGTGTTCATCATGGCCGCGGTGCAGGGCATGCGGCTGCGCCACTTCCTGCTGTGGGACGGGTTGGCGCTATTCCTCAGCGCCCCGGTGGTGGTGGGGCTGGGCTACGCCTTCTCACACAGTGTGGACGCGGTGGCGAAAGGAGCCGCGCGGGCCGAGCACCTGCTGGTGCTGGCCGCGACGGCGGCGCTGCTGGCGGTGGGGGGCGTGCGCCGGCTGCGCACACGGCGCCTGGCCCAACGCCTGCGGTGA